From a region of the uncultured Draconibacterium sp. genome:
- a CDS encoding alpha/beta hydrolase-fold protein, which yields MKYYTFLLVFIGTFLMINQNAIAQTIEPQAEQVQKRIVDSIFSKTLSESRDFWVRLPDNFQPDNDEKYAVIYLMDGFSLESTLEAVYGNYWGHYLPHMILVGISNRENRTRDLTTSQIKMRRGSAFDSETGGAETFTKFMEEELIPYIDSKYPTMAYRTLIGHSYGGLFTLNMLVNHKHLFQNYIAIDPSLDWDDQKLLKEAKQKLKTESYEGKSLYVSLAAEQLHMWNEEITMENIMDDSSEFTLFARSIIEFSNYTKSQKQNGLNFSWKVYNEDLHGTVPLPSIRDGLIFLFEWYQFKSPQKYNNPETTLEELVSLLKEQEQIYTEHFGVPTAPMIDEMLNGYGYMNLQMGQPKKAFMFFEMNIKYNPSSANAYDSMAEYYESQNDKENALKYLNKAYEMSGDDYYKERIEALNKK from the coding sequence ATGAAATATTACACCTTCTTATTAGTATTTATCGGAACGTTTTTAATGATAAATCAAAATGCAATTGCACAAACGATCGAGCCTCAAGCAGAGCAAGTTCAAAAAAGAATAGTGGATTCCATATTCTCTAAAACTTTAAGTGAAAGCCGAGACTTTTGGGTGAGATTACCAGATAATTTTCAGCCAGATAATGATGAAAAATATGCCGTGATTTATCTAATGGATGGATTTTCACTCGAAAGCACTTTGGAAGCTGTTTATGGAAATTATTGGGGACACTACTTACCACATATGATACTTGTTGGGATTTCTAATCGCGAGAATAGAACAAGAGATTTAACTACTTCACAGATAAAAATGAGACGCGGTAGTGCATTTGATAGTGAAACTGGAGGTGCAGAAACATTTACTAAATTTATGGAAGAGGAACTCATCCCATATATTGATAGTAAGTATCCAACCATGGCTTATCGTACCTTAATTGGCCATTCTTATGGCGGTTTGTTTACTCTAAATATGTTGGTTAATCACAAACATCTCTTTCAAAATTATATAGCCATAGATCCAAGTTTGGATTGGGACGACCAAAAATTATTGAAGGAGGCAAAACAAAAGCTGAAAACAGAAAGTTATGAAGGCAAATCTCTTTATGTGTCTTTAGCAGCAGAGCAGCTACATATGTGGAATGAAGAAATAACCATGGAGAATATTATGGATGACTCTTCAGAATTTACTTTGTTTGCACGTTCAATCATTGAGTTTTCGAATTATACTAAATCTCAAAAACAAAATGGATTAAATTTTTCATGGAAGGTCTATAATGAAGATTTACATGGTACAGTTCCGTTACCATCAATAAGAGATGGGCTGATTTTTCTTTTTGAATGGTATCAGTTTAAATCTCCGCAAAAATATAATAATCCAGAAACCACTTTAGAAGAATTGGTTTCGCTATTGAAGGAGCAGGAACAAATCTATACCGAACATTTTGGTGTTCCCACTGCACCAATGATAGACGAAATGTTAAATGGCTATGGCTATATGAATTTGCAAATGGGACAACCTAAGAAAGCGTTCATGTTTTTTGAAATGAATATTAAGTATAATCCATCAAGTGCAAATGCTTATGATTCGATGGCTGAGTATTATGAATCTCAAAACGATAAAGAAAATGCCTTAAAATACTTAAATAAGGCCTATGAAATGAGTGGTGACGATTACTATAAAGAAAGAATTGAAGCTTTAAATAAAAAATAA
- a CDS encoding AAA family ATPase, with amino-acid sequence MGNLVIKQVKYSGEKYSFESPEFGTGINIIVGDNGSGKSTFSYFIEFGLGGSIEAFKKEKEEEKKLNNSKYEQIREDENNFVQLDILINSKPYSLKRFIGTNDIFFEENGVIGKLPINRNADYAPRTFSDWLLEKLEINVFELSLGTSSWLIGFKDLFRLLNYDQDTDSRKIFKAASADNYIADSSIIRKSIFETLIGINSEEYNIKYNEFKKAQKEKNDAKIIYDDFLENNHVVDNELEAEEKKLEEFEEQLGKLIQSRESYQKQNTNSDEKTEQLSQIQNELIEIDLQTSEYKVKKQTYTIEVSKIEKLLAKKYDEISQIEKIIFTHDKLNLFSLEICPFCMGKVEPQNGKCICGHEIKDDDYEKFVYKSSEYKEILDHKKKSIKTIKTAFDSYRSELLEIEKTISSNILKSNKLKEELRLSINAIEFSGNSQIIDRLNDKILEVKEDILKQEKVIELLNRRNQLQKRFNDKNETFKEKDKAFKKISEVFNKNNTDTINEFNEIYSILLSKSSCKSNHAEINDDYMPYIDYGIYKEKSAVVPIRLMYYFTFLSLGMKRESVKHPRFLLIDTPQGEGIDESNLKLNIKLLDEALELSKNNDEDEIKDYQVILTTGEGKYPDEYERFIKRRFNKVKGDFILKKIKVE; translated from the coding sequence ATGGGAAATTTAGTAATTAAACAAGTCAAATATTCTGGAGAAAAATATTCATTTGAATCTCCTGAATTCGGGACAGGTATTAACATCATCGTCGGTGATAATGGTTCAGGGAAAAGTACATTTTCATATTTTATCGAGTTTGGGTTAGGTGGAAGTATTGAAGCCTTTAAAAAAGAAAAAGAAGAAGAGAAAAAGCTAAATAATAGTAAATACGAGCAGATTAGAGAGGATGAAAATAATTTTGTTCAATTAGACATTCTAATAAATAGCAAACCATATAGTTTAAAAAGGTTTATTGGTACAAATGATATCTTTTTTGAAGAAAATGGTGTTATTGGAAAATTACCTATAAATAGGAATGCTGATTATGCTCCTCGTACTTTTTCAGATTGGTTATTAGAAAAACTTGAAATAAACGTATTTGAATTATCGCTTGGAACTTCTTCTTGGTTAATCGGATTCAAAGACCTTTTTAGACTATTGAACTATGACCAAGATACAGATTCAAGGAAAATATTTAAAGCTGCAAGTGCTGATAATTACATTGCAGATTCTTCGATAATCAGAAAATCAATTTTTGAAACTTTGATTGGCATAAACTCAGAGGAGTACAATATTAAATATAACGAATTCAAAAAAGCTCAAAAAGAAAAGAATGACGCTAAAATAATATATGATGATTTTTTAGAAAACAATCACGTAGTAGATAACGAATTGGAAGCGGAGGAAAAAAAATTAGAAGAATTTGAGGAGCAACTAGGCAAATTAATTCAAAGTAGAGAATCATATCAAAAGCAAAATACAAATAGCGACGAGAAAACAGAACAACTATCTCAAATCCAAAACGAACTAATTGAGATTGATTTACAAACGTCAGAATATAAAGTTAAAAAACAAACCTACACTATCGAGGTTAGTAAAATTGAGAAGCTTTTAGCAAAAAAGTATGATGAGATATCCCAAATAGAAAAAATAATTTTCACTCATGATAAATTAAATTTATTCTCTTTGGAAATTTGTCCATTTTGTATGGGGAAGGTTGAACCCCAAAATGGCAAGTGCATTTGCGGACATGAAATCAAAGATGATGATTATGAAAAGTTTGTATATAAATCAAGCGAATACAAAGAAATTTTAGACCATAAAAAGAAAAGTATCAAAACGATAAAGACTGCTTTTGATTCATATCGTTCAGAGTTGCTGGAAATTGAAAAAACAATTTCATCAAATATTTTAAAATCTAACAAATTAAAAGAAGAGTTACGATTATCAATAAATGCTATTGAATTTTCAGGTAATTCACAGATAATTGACAGGTTAAATGATAAAATATTAGAAGTAAAAGAAGATATATTAAAACAAGAAAAAGTTATTGAACTATTAAACAGAAGAAATCAACTTCAGAAGCGTTTCAATGACAAAAATGAGACTTTTAAAGAAAAGGATAAAGCTTTTAAGAAAATTTCGGAGGTTTTCAACAAAAACAATACAGATACTATTAATGAGTTTAATGAAATATATTCCATTTTACTGTCTAAATCTTCATGCAAAAGTAACCATGCAGAAATAAATGACGACTATATGCCTTATATTGATTATGGTATATATAAAGAAAAAAGTGCTGTAGTACCTATTCGTTTAATGTATTATTTTACTTTTTTAAGCCTTGGGATGAAAAGGGAATCAGTAAAGCATCCAAGGTTTCTTTTAATTGATACACCACAAGGTGAAGGAATTGATGAAAGCAATCTTAAACTTAATATTAAATTACTTGATGAGGCATTAGAATTATCAAAAAATAATGATGAAGACGAAATCAAGGATTATCAAGTGATTCTCACAACAGGAGAAGGTAAGTATCCTGATGAAT
- a CDS encoding SMEK domain-containing protein, which yields MSERAQYRQNIIETFSHLERKVKYNSSMNLQDINITIEDTFCELLNNLYQDRTFRNLNVDAEGSYAAIDLGDSIGEIAFQVTSTTSRLKVKETIEKYKANKEFKTVVMLYCVNTKPTRSKDFSNEVNGEFKLEEWDLTDLLGKMPWTELNRLQKISNLLYRDIFIKIPSTLNLTDLTACDGWDKTIPTDFRDFTDKVKNVYPEIREVRLRKYCRDIASGEVELDSFSEREVSSMKYRIFDVCQDELIDFTEKKSSVQLNIDEINELIEKYTNRAVKIIEERSVDYNYPIKNKDTLRKIVLALINDCYLSFDEEGIYEN from the coding sequence ATGTCAGAAAGAGCACAATACAGACAGAATATCATTGAAACATTTAGCCATTTAGAAAGGAAGGTTAAGTATAATAGTTCAATGAATTTACAGGATATTAATATTACAATTGAAGATACTTTTTGTGAACTATTGAATAACCTGTATCAAGATAGGACATTTAGAAATTTGAATGTTGACGCTGAAGGAAGCTATGCTGCAATAGATTTAGGTGATAGTATTGGCGAAATTGCGTTTCAAGTGACTTCAACAACTTCAAGATTAAAAGTAAAAGAGACTATTGAAAAGTATAAAGCAAATAAAGAGTTCAAAACAGTAGTTATGTTGTATTGTGTTAATACAAAGCCAACCAGAAGTAAGGATTTCAGTAATGAAGTAAATGGTGAATTTAAGCTTGAAGAATGGGATTTAACGGACTTATTAGGTAAAATGCCTTGGACTGAGCTAAACAGACTTCAAAAAATATCCAACCTTTTATATCGGGATATATTCATAAAAATACCAAGTACTCTAAATCTGACAGATTTAACTGCTTGTGATGGATGGGATAAAACAATACCAACAGACTTTCGTGATTTTACAGACAAAGTAAAAAATGTATATCCTGAAATTAGAGAAGTTAGATTACGAAAATATTGTCGAGATATCGCAAGTGGAGAGGTTGAACTAGATAGTTTCTCTGAAAGAGAGGTTAGCTCAATGAAATATAGAATCTTTGATGTTTGTCAAGATGAATTAATTGATTTTACAGAAAAGAAAAGTTCAGTACAGTTAAATATTGATGAAATAAATGAGCTTATTGAAAAGTATACAAATCGTGCTGTTAAAATCATAGAAGAAAGGTCGGTAGACTATAATTATCCGATAAAAAACAAGGATACTCTTAGAAAGATTGTACTTGCACTTATCAACGATTGCTATTTATCATTTGATGAAGAAGGGATTTATGAAAACTAA